The Bacteroides fragilis NCTC 9343 genome includes the window CCAAAATGATGAACGACAAATTAATAAAAGTCTGCGGGATGCGCGAAGCTGAAAATATTCGTGAGGTAGAGCAACTAAAGGTGAACATGATAGGCTTCATCTTCTATCCGAAATCTCCCCGTTGCCTCTACGAACTTCCTGCCTACATGCCGGTCAAAGCAAAGCGTGTCGGTGTCTTTGTCAACGAAGACAAAAAGGAGATCGAAATATTTGCCGACCGTTTCAGCCTGGATTATATCCAGCTGCATGGCAATGAATCGCCGGAATACTGTCATTCGCTCCGGGCTACCGGACTGCGGCTGATCAAAGCGTTCTCCATTGCCCGAAGAAAAGACTTTGAAAACATCGGAACTTACGAAGAGTCCTGCGACTATTTCCTGTTCGACACCAAATGCGAACAACATGGCGGCTCAGGAAATCAGTTCGACTGGAGCATGTTAAACAGCTATAAAGGGAAAAAGCCTTTTCTGCTTAGTGGAGGCATCAATCCATACAGTCCGCCTACACTGAAAGAGTTGCGCCATCCACAATTGGCAGGCTTCGATCTGAACAGCCGTTTCGAAACAAAACCGGGATTGAAAGATGTGGAAAGACTCAGGCACTTTCTGGAGGAACTGAGGAAATAACCCGCATCTGCACCAACCCTATATTCACATAAGACAGTAACAGATAAAAATAAAAGTATATGAACAGAATAAACCAACTTTTCGACAGCAATCCCAGAGATTTGCTATCCATCTATTTTTGTGCCGGCTATCCTACTCTCGAAGGGACAACCGAAGTAATCCGTACTCTTGAAAAACATGGAGTGAACATGATTGAAATCGGTATTCCTTTCAGCGATCCGATGGCTGACGGTATGGTGATTCAGAATGCCGCCACGCAGGCCCTCCGCAACGGAATGTCACTCAGACTATTGTTTGAACAACTGCACGACATCCGTCGGGATGTAAAAATCCCATTAATCCTGATGGGATATCTCAACCCGATCATGCAGTTCGGCTTTGACAACTTCTGCCGGCAATGCGCCGAATGCGGCATTGACGGAGTCATCATTCCCGACCTTCCTTTCAAAGACTATCAGGAACACTTCCGCACCATTGCAGAGCGGTATGACGTGAAGGTAATCATGCTTATCACCCCTGAAACAAGTGAAGAACGCGTACGCGAGATTGATGAACACACCGACGGATTCATTTATATGGTTTCATCGGCTGCCACCACAGGAGCTCAACAAGACTTTGACGGGCAAAAACGTGCTTACTTTAAAAAGATCGAAAAAATGAATCTTCGCAATCCCCGGATGGTCGGTTTCGGTATCAGCAACGAGGCTACCTTCCGTGCCGCTTGCGAAAATGCCTCGGGAGCCATCATCGGCAGCCGTTTTGTCACTCTGCTCCATGAAGAGAAGAACCCGGAGAAAGCAATCACACGCTTAAAAGCTATTTTGAATTTATCATCCAATGATTTGAGATAAATCAATCCCCCAAAAAGATGTATCCACCACAGAAGCTCACACAGATTTGCACAGATAAATTTCATTAGTTATCAATAGACTAGGTACACAACATGGAATTCTGTGTGAACTTCTGTGGTGAATGCTCCCCCCCTCCCCGCCGTTCATCATCGAAAACCGTTTGTCATTGAAAGTTTATTGTTTTTCATTCGCCGTTCATCACTTAAAATTGTTATCTTTGTCGGGAAAATAGCAAAAATGACACAGATATGAAAGCAGATTACCCCTCCGTACTACTTATTTATACGGGTGGAACTATCGGAATGATAGAAAACCCAGAAACCGGTGCTCTGGAAAATTTTAATTTCGACCATCTACTAAAACACGTACCCGAACTAAAAAGATTCAATTATCGTATCTCTTCTTACCAGTTTGATCCCCCCATCGACTCCTCGGATATGGAACCGGCATTTTGGGCCAAACTGGTTGAAATAATCAACTACAACTACAATTCTTTTGACGGCTTTGTGATCCTGCACGGCACCGACACAATGGCCTATACAGCTTCTGCTCTCAGTTTCATGCTCGAGAATCTGAGTAAGCCCGTCATCCTGACCGGCTCTCAGCTCCCGATCGGTACGCTGCGGACGGACGGTAAGGAAAACCTGATTACAGCCATTGAAATCGCGGCAGCCAAAAATCCGGACGGTACGGCCATCGTTCCCGAGGTCTGCATCTTTTTTGAAAACCATCTGATGCGTGGCAATCGCACGACTAAAATCAATGCCGAAAACTTTAACGCTTTCCGTTCATTCAACTATCCGCCACTGGCCCGGGTAGGTATACATATTAAATATGAACCCAACCTGATTCGCAAACCGGATTTGAGCAAGCCCCTGAAACCACACTATCTATTCGATACCAATGTAGTAATACTCACGCTTTTCCCCGGAATACAAGAGGGCATTGTTTCGGCACTGCTTCATGTACCGGGACTCAAAGCAGTGGTACTCAAAACTTTCGGATCGGGGAATGCTCCCCAAAAGGAGTGGTTCATCAGAGAACTGAAAGATGCCACCGACCGGGGAATCATCATCGTCAACATCACCCAATGCGCTTCCGGCGCCGTCGAAATGGAACGTTACGGAACAGGAATCCAATTACTGCAGGCAGGGGTGATCAGCGGCTATGACAGCACGCCGGAATGTGCAGTAACCAAATTGATGTTCCTCTTAGGACACGGACTCGATAATAAAGAGATCAGATACAAGATGAACTCTTGCCTGATCGGTGAAATAACTAAAAGGGTCGAATAAAAAATGTTTTATTGATCGCTTCCACACAACAATAACCTGTTTGAATTCCGCTTTTCCGTCTCAGGGGAGTGAAAGGGCTCTTTTCAAAGCATGCCCCTCCCCTTGATAAATTTTGTTAATTGAGTTATAGATAGTTATTAACTAAACCATATACCTCAATTTATAGTTGTATATTTGTATTGCATATTTGCAAATATTGAGCAAAACAAACAGGTATGAAAACATCAATTAACAAACTATGTATTGCTGCGTCGATACTGGTTACGGCTGCGGGCATATCCGCTTGTGTAGACGACAACAAAACTCTCTATGATCCGGAGTATAAGACTCCTAATCCGATGGAGGAAATCAGTGCACCGACCGGATTTGACTGGTCGTCGACCCATGCCATTAAATTCAATGTAGAGGTTAACGACGAATTTGACGGACAGTATTATTATACCGTAGAAATAGTAGATAAAAACCCGCTTGAAGCAACGACAGAAGAGCCCTATAATACCTTAGCCAAAGGAGTTGCCAGGAAGGGAGAAACTTATCAGACCGAAGTGGTATCTTCCAAAGATACCAAATATCTTTATGTCCGTCAGACTGACCCACGTGGCAGAGACCGGATTAAACAGGTAGAAATCGACGAGTCAACCTCCCATATTCAGTGCTCTTTTACAGGTACATCTGCAATCAAAACGAGAGCTTTTGCAACCACCAGGGGGAATAACGGAGGAATTGACATTCCGAAAAGAACAGAACAAAGCTATGACATCAGCCGGGCTATCCCGGTAACAAGTCCTTCACAGGTTCTGCAAGGAGGCCAAACCTATATTGTTACGGGAAACTTTTCAGGTAAATTCACAGATACCTCTCTCAGCAACTCGAACAAAGCGACCGTCTATATACAAGGAACCTGGGAACTGGCACAGGTCACCCAAGACTTCCTGGATATTATTGTTTTGAAGGATGGAAAGATTAATGGAAAATATCTGATGCTGCAGAATACAAGTACTTTAACAATCCAATCCGGAGCAGAAGTATCTTTATCCGATCAATTGATATGTAACACATACAGCACTATTTGCAATTTCGGTGATCTGAAAACAAAGAATATGAAATTGAACACCAACGATATTCTTTACAATGGACACAAAACGGACATCACGAACAGTCTGGATGCTTCGCAAGGAGGCAACATCCACAATTTCGGAAAACTGGATGTAGAGAATACGATAAAGCTAAATACGCCTTCCATTGTATATAATGCGCCAGAATGTAAGATAGAAGCTAAGACATATGAAGCTGCGGGAAGTACGAATGTGAACTTCGGCGAAATGGAATTTGATACTTATGATAGCGGTGGAGCGGGAGGTTCGCTATATAACAATTGTATGCTGTTTGTAGAGCACATGAAGGCAGGCGGCATCGTTTACCTGGATCATGGAGTGATAGCCGAAGAAAAAGAAGACGATGAAGAGAACGAACTCTTCGAAGAAGTCGATGATATTGAGTTCTATGACAATGCTAAAGTGACTTTAGCGAATGGTTCGATGATAAAAGCCAAAAATATAATTGCTAAATCCGGTTTATCGGTTAACGGTGAAGGCAATGAAACCTCTTTATTAAAAGCGACCGAAAAAGTACAAATCCAAAATTGGGATGTCCGTTTTAATGGCAGATTGTGTATCACCGGAAAGATCAGTTGCTCCAATCCGGACATGTATCAGGCAGGAAGTGAAGTAACCTTCTCCGAAAGTCCGGACGTAATCATTACCGGCTGCAACGGAAAAGCAGAGGTACCCGATCCGGCTCCCGAGCCTTCCGATCCGGTGTTCCCCATCATTGTAGATGACAATCATAACTATACATATCTGTTTGAAGACCAATGGCCTTTGTATGGAGATTACGATATGAACGATATCGTACTGGAGGTTAAAAAGAGGAAAATAAGCATCGATAAACACAATAAAGTCACCGAATTCGATCTGTCTGTCGAACTGCGTGCGGTCGGTGCGCAGAAGACAATTGCCGCAGCGATCATGTTTGATGAAATTCCGGCATCTGCCGTCACACAAGCTGTCACCTACGCCGACAATTATCAGCCGGTATCTTTTGAGCTGACAGACAAAAACATAGAGAAGGGACAAGAGTATGCAGTAGTTCCTCTATTCGACAATGCACATGCATTGATGGAACGTCCGACAGGCTCGTTTGTCAACACGATATCCGGAAGTGACAACAATCAAAAGAATACCAAGACCATTCATTTCACACTCAGATTCGACTCGTCTGTTGCACCAAGCAGTGATGCTCTTAATATCAATAACTTGAATATTTTTATCATCACAGACAGGGGAAGCAAACGAAAAGAGATCCACGTAGCCGGATACCGGCCGACCCTACTGGCAAACACTGAGTTATTCGGAGGGAATAACGACGCCTCTTCTCTCAATGGAAAGAAGTATTACATCAGTAAAGATAACCTAGCTTGGGGAATCATGGTTCCGACCCAATTTAAGTGGCCATTGGAATATACACAGATTCAAAAGGCATATTCTCAATTCGCCGGATGGGTCACCACGGGCGGAGCGGATAACAAGAAATGGTGGAACGATTTTGATAACACAAAAGTGTTCCAAACCAATAAAAATTAAAACAAACAATTGTGTGAGCCGGGCAATAAACGTTTCCCGGCTCTTTTTTATGTCTAAAAGAGAGTCTTCATATAAAAACACTTCTTTTAGAGAACATTGTTACAAAAATATTATATATATTTGCAGTATAGAGTAAGCATACTCCATACATATCAAGAGAACAAACAGCAAGACAAACAACATAACTCTTACTAATCACATTATGAGAAAGCTAATATTACTTGTTGACGATAAAGAAACTATCGCTAAGGTCGCATCAATCTATTTAGGAAAAGATTATGATATTCAATATTTTCCCGACCCCATCCACGCACTTGAATGGCTACATGAAGGAAAAACACCCGATCTGATTATATCGGATATACGCATGCCGCTGATGAGAGGTGACGAATTTCTACATTATTTAAAATGTAATGAGTTGTTCAAAGACATACCCGTCATCATGCTTTCCAGTGAAGAAAGTACCAGTGAAAGGATCAGGCTGCTGCAAGAAGGAGCTGTAGATTATATCCTGAAACCTTTCAACCCAATGGAACTAAAAATACGTGTCAAAAAAATCATAGAATAAATGTTACATCTCATTTATATTGGGAGACATGCTGATACTATCGAACAATTCTCTAAGATAGCTGAAGGGGCATTTTATGCCATTCAAAACAGTAGAAAAGCAAGCGAATTTATCGATAAAATACGTGAGAAATATGACATAGTGATTCTTTTCGAGCAACGGATCATCTCAAAAGACATCCCCGAAATCCAATATCTGAGAAAGAAATTTCCGGGAGTATATATCGCTCTCGTTACAGAGGGAATCAATAAGGAAGACCGACCCGCTTACCTGAAGGCCGGTATCAATAATTCAATACCATTTAATTCTACCCCCGAAACTTTTAAAGACATAACGGAGTTTATGATGCGGCGCAAGCAGCAAAAGATTAATGATATCCACAAAAAAGGAGCAAATCTACTGTTCTTCAAGCTCCCTTTATGGAAAAGATTATTTGATATCGTCTTCTCTTCTATCGCCATATTATGTTTGTCGCCAATACTGATAATTACGGCTGTAGCCATCCGCCTGGAAAGTAAAGGTGCTGTGGTATACAAGTCGAAACGGGTAGGAAGCAATTATAAAATATTCGACTTCCTGAAGTTTCGCTCCATGTACACTGACGCAGACAAGCATCTGAGAGACTTCAATCAGCTCAATCAATATCAGACAGAAGAAGAACCGGAACTGAGCGGAGAAGAGTTCCTGATCGGTGACGATATAGAACTGAACGAAGAAGAGACCATGTTAATTTCAGATGACTTCATCATATCCGAACAAAACTATACAAGCAAAAAATCGATAGAAAAAAAGAATGCATTCGTTAAATTGGAGAATGATCCCCGCATCACCAAAGTAGGACGCATCATCCGCAAATACAGTATCGACGAGTTGCCGCAATTGGTCAATATATTGAAGGGAGATATGTCTATCGTAGGCAACCGACCCCTCCCGCTTTACGAAGCGGAACTGTTGACAAGCGATGAATATATTGACCGCTTTATGGGACCGGCAGGACTAACCGGGCTTTGGCAAGTAGAAAAACGCGGAAGCAGTGGAAAGTTGTCTGCCGATGAACGTAAACAACTGGACATTAAATATGCCCAAACGTTTTCTTTCTTACTCGACATGGAGATTATCCTAAGGACTTTCACCGCGTTTATACAAAAAGAAAACGTATAACCGTACGATATCGGATCATGGATACTTTTATTCAAACAACAGATTTCATCTTATTTCTATGCTTCAGTCTGATGACTGTTTATCTGGGAGTTTTGGCAATAGCAGCTTCTCTAAGAAACGACACTCCATATCCCCAAGCAGGAAAAAGACATAGATTCGCCATTCTGGTTCCCCCGGGTAGCACTTCCCTCCCCTTACCCCATTATCCGGAAGAGCTATATCAAGTATTCACTTATGAAGATCTGACAGAAGCTATAGCCGCACTGAATGAAAATGATTTCGATGGTGTAGTCGTCCTGGGAGAAACCACCCGGATCGAACCTGCCTTCCTGGAGGAAATCAACAGCGTTTTCGATGCCGGCATCCAAGCCATTCAACTCCGTCACATCACGGAAAAACGTTCGACCCGCAAACAATACTTTCAGGCTCTGAACGAAGAAATCACTCAGGCCCTGTTCGGGACAGGAGCAACCCGCCTGGGAGTGTCGTCGGCTTTATACGGTGCGGACATGGTATTGGACTTGAAATGGCTGAAAAAGAATCAAAAGAGCCGCAAGAGCAATCTGGAAAGAAGATTAGTCCGGCAAGGTATTTTCGTGGAATATCTGGAAAAAGTGAAAGTTTATAGCAGCGACATACGTGCTCCACGCTATAAAGTAAGATTTTCCAAAGCGCTCCGCGCACTTCCGGAAGCAATATTCACTGCCCACTGGGATTATTGCAACAAAATACTCAGATGGATTCTTCCTTCCCGGAAAACGAATTTAATAAGTATTGCACTTATTGCAACGGCATTGCTTTGCTACGACTGGAGCCTGTCTCTGAAGTGGTGGAGCTTACTTTATATACTGATGTTCATCATTTGTCTGGCTATCCCGGATTATCTGGTACGACAAAAAACAAAAAAATAACCAACTCTCCCGATTATGGCACTGAAAGAGAAAATCAAACAGAATCCCGCACTGAAACAAGCTGTACACCGTTTTATTATGCATCCGGTAAAAACACGTCCCAACTGGTGGATACGTATATTCTCTTTCCTCTACCTAAAACGTGGAAAAGGCTCTGTGATTTACCGTAGCGTACGCCAGGATCTTCCCCCATTCAATCTCTTCTCTCTCGGGAAGTATTCGGTAGTGGAAGATTTTTCGTGTCTGAACAATGCTGTAGGCGACCTGATTATCGGGGAATATACCCGAATCGGACTGGGCAACACTATTATCGGCCCCGCAACCATCGGCAACCATGTAAACCTGGCACAGAATGTAACCGTAACCGGCCTGAACCATAATTATCAGGACACAGGCAAGCGGATAGACGAACAAGGAGTAAGCACACAACCCATCACGATTGAAGATGATGTATGGGTAGGTGCCAATTCGGTAATTTTACCCGGCGTGACACTGGGCAAACATTGCGTAGTAGCTGCCGGAAGTGTAGTCAGTCGCTCCATCCCTCCCTACTCTGTCTGTGCCGGCAGTCCGGCTAAAGTAGTCAAACAGTTCAATCCGGAGAGCCGAACCTGGGAAAAAACAGTCTCAAAAAACGGAAAGTAACTACATATAGTGAGATACTCTACATAATATACCCTAAAAAGGGGATTGTGGCAACCGCCGAAACCGCCTATCTTTGCAGTATCAGAATTTAATTAATTAGTCATAATTTTATTACGTAGCCACATTTGAGTAAAAGAAACAATCCCGCCGAAGTGATTTCGTCGGGATTTTGTTATGAATCTATTTCACCACAGATTACACGGATCAATACAGATTCCATCATCTGATTCTCAATGAAATAAATTATTTATCCACATAATTTGCAGTGAGTTCCGAGCATAAAAAAAAACGAGTAAATTCTTAAGTAGAATTACCCGCCCCACATCAGAAAAGCCATAAAGGCTTTTCTTTATTACCTCAAAATTCCTAAAAACACAATCTTCTTTTTACCTAAAAAACTTTCAATAACCTATTCTTCTTTTACCTTTAAAAATCTTTACCTAATTGAAAATCACTTGAAACTTTTTAATACCTTAAATCTTTATCTAATACCTAATATTCTATTTTACCTTAAATAGCAATTTCTCAACTGCACTGCAAAGGTACGGCTTTTTTCGGATTCAGCAAACGCTTTTATGTTTTATAACATTCTTTTAGAGCTATAAATCCTTCACATCACTAAGCTCAACCAGCTTATTTACAATAGCATAGATGGTCAGACCGGCCGCACTGTGTATTTGCAACTTCTTGCTGATGTTTCTGCGATGTGTAATCACAGTATGAATGGAGAGGAACAGCTTTTCGGCTATCTCCTTATTGGTCATTCCTTTCACCACACAAATCACAATCTCCTTTTCACGCTGGCTCAAATTCTCTTGACTGTCCTCCTCTTCTTCGGGCTCGATATTCTGCAAAAGATTGATTTTATTGGCCAATGCCTCCAAATCATCGAAAATAGAAAAAGACGCATCGTATTTACTGAGCAACGAAGCATCGATAAACGAACTGACCAACGCTACTACCCGGATTCCTTTGCCGGCAGTCTCTTCACGGAAACGCGCCACATCAAAAAAGTCACCAAAGGTGGGATTGACAACCAGTATGTCAGGAAACTGCGTACGCAGACAATCATTAAGCGCCTCTACCGACAACAACTCCACCGGTTGAATCTTTAAATTGGGTAAACGTTTCAGGGCCAGTGTCAGACCACTGCGTATGATCACCGAAGTCTCGGCGACAGCTATACGGATTGATTCATTATTTTTCATTTTCTCGCATCCTCCTTTCCAATTTCAGAATGGCAGGAACAAACAGATAATCTTCTACTTTGCAATGTGATTCAAGTCCCTCTTCGCAAGCATATATATCGAACAAGGCAGCATTCAGCACATTGGTATTG containing:
- a CDS encoding glycosyltransferase family protein, translating into MDTFIQTTDFILFLCFSLMTVYLGVLAIAASLRNDTPYPQAGKRHRFAILVPPGSTSLPLPHYPEELYQVFTYEDLTEAIAALNENDFDGVVVLGETTRIEPAFLEEINSVFDAGIQAIQLRHITEKRSTRKQYFQALNEEITQALFGTGATRLGVSSALYGADMVLDLKWLKKNQKSRKSNLERRLVRQGIFVEYLEKVKVYSSDIRAPRYKVRFSKALRALPEAIFTAHWDYCNKILRWILPSRKTNLISIALIATALLCYDWSLSLKWWSLLYILMFIICLAIPDYLVRQKTKK
- a CDS encoding asparaginase, which translates into the protein MKADYPSVLLIYTGGTIGMIENPETGALENFNFDHLLKHVPELKRFNYRISSYQFDPPIDSSDMEPAFWAKLVEIINYNYNSFDGFVILHGTDTMAYTASALSFMLENLSKPVILTGSQLPIGTLRTDGKENLITAIEIAAAKNPDGTAIVPEVCIFFENHLMRGNRTTKINAENFNAFRSFNYPPLARVGIHIKYEPNLIRKPDLSKPLKPHYLFDTNVVILTLFPGIQEGIVSALLHVPGLKAVVLKTFGSGNAPQKEWFIRELKDATDRGIIIVNITQCASGAVEMERYGTGIQLLQAGVISGYDSTPECAVTKLMFLLGHGLDNKEIRYKMNSCLIGEITKRVE
- a CDS encoding phosphoribosylanthranilate isomerase, producing the protein MMNDKLIKVCGMREAENIREVEQLKVNMIGFIFYPKSPRCLYELPAYMPVKAKRVGVFVNEDKKEIEIFADRFSLDYIQLHGNESPEYCHSLRATGLRLIKAFSIARRKDFENIGTYEESCDYFLFDTKCEQHGGSGNQFDWSMLNSYKGKKPFLLSGGINPYSPPTLKELRHPQLAGFDLNSRFETKPGLKDVERLRHFLEELRK
- a CDS encoding response regulator; the protein is MRKLILLVDDKETIAKVASIYLGKDYDIQYFPDPIHALEWLHEGKTPDLIISDIRMPLMRGDEFLHYLKCNELFKDIPVIMLSSEESTSERIRLLQEGAVDYILKPFNPMELKIRVKKIIE
- a CDS encoding sugar transferase, with the translated sequence MLHLIYIGRHADTIEQFSKIAEGAFYAIQNSRKASEFIDKIREKYDIVILFEQRIISKDIPEIQYLRKKFPGVYIALVTEGINKEDRPAYLKAGINNSIPFNSTPETFKDITEFMMRRKQQKINDIHKKGANLLFFKLPLWKRLFDIVFSSIAILCLSPILIITAVAIRLESKGAVVYKSKRVGSNYKIFDFLKFRSMYTDADKHLRDFNQLNQYQTEEEPELSGEEFLIGDDIELNEEETMLISDDFIISEQNYTSKKSIEKKNAFVKLENDPRITKVGRIIRKYSIDELPQLVNILKGDMSIVGNRPLPLYEAELLTSDEYIDRFMGPAGLTGLWQVEKRGSSGKLSADERKQLDIKYAQTFSFLLDMEIILRTFTAFIQKENV
- the trpA gene encoding tryptophan synthase subunit alpha; the protein is MNRINQLFDSNPRDLLSIYFCAGYPTLEGTTEVIRTLEKHGVNMIEIGIPFSDPMADGMVIQNAATQALRNGMSLRLLFEQLHDIRRDVKIPLILMGYLNPIMQFGFDNFCRQCAECGIDGVIIPDLPFKDYQEHFRTIAERYDVKVIMLITPETSEERVREIDEHTDGFIYMVSSAATTGAQQDFDGQKRAYFKKIEKMNLRNPRMVGFGISNEATFRAACENASGAIIGSRFVTLLHEEKNPEKAITRLKAILNLSSNDLR
- a CDS encoding LruC domain-containing protein gives rise to the protein MKTSINKLCIAASILVTAAGISACVDDNKTLYDPEYKTPNPMEEISAPTGFDWSSTHAIKFNVEVNDEFDGQYYYTVEIVDKNPLEATTEEPYNTLAKGVARKGETYQTEVVSSKDTKYLYVRQTDPRGRDRIKQVEIDESTSHIQCSFTGTSAIKTRAFATTRGNNGGIDIPKRTEQSYDISRAIPVTSPSQVLQGGQTYIVTGNFSGKFTDTSLSNSNKATVYIQGTWELAQVTQDFLDIIVLKDGKINGKYLMLQNTSTLTIQSGAEVSLSDQLICNTYSTICNFGDLKTKNMKLNTNDILYNGHKTDITNSLDASQGGNIHNFGKLDVENTIKLNTPSIVYNAPECKIEAKTYEAAGSTNVNFGEMEFDTYDSGGAGGSLYNNCMLFVEHMKAGGIVYLDHGVIAEEKEDDEENELFEEVDDIEFYDNAKVTLANGSMIKAKNIIAKSGLSVNGEGNETSLLKATEKVQIQNWDVRFNGRLCITGKISCSNPDMYQAGSEVTFSESPDVIITGCNGKAEVPDPAPEPSDPVFPIIVDDNHNYTYLFEDQWPLYGDYDMNDIVLEVKKRKISIDKHNKVTEFDLSVELRAVGAQKTIAAAIMFDEIPASAVTQAVTYADNYQPVSFELTDKNIEKGQEYAVVPLFDNAHALMERPTGSFVNTISGSDNNQKNTKTIHFTLRFDSSVAPSSDALNINNLNIFIITDRGSKRKEIHVAGYRPTLLANTELFGGNNDASSLNGKKYYISKDNLAWGIMVPTQFKWPLEYTQIQKAYSQFAGWVTTGGADNKKWWNDFDNTKVFQTNKN
- a CDS encoding helix-turn-helix transcriptional regulator produces the protein MKNNESIRIAVAETSVIIRSGLTLALKRLPNLKIQPVELLSVEALNDCLRTQFPDILVVNPTFGDFFDVARFREETAGKGIRVVALVSSFIDASLLSKYDASFSIFDDLEALANKINLLQNIEPEEEEDSQENLSQREKEIVICVVKGMTNKEIAEKLFLSIHTVITHRRNISKKLQIHSAAGLTIYAIVNKLVELSDVKDL
- a CDS encoding acyltransferase, which gives rise to MALKEKIKQNPALKQAVHRFIMHPVKTRPNWWIRIFSFLYLKRGKGSVIYRSVRQDLPPFNLFSLGKYSVVEDFSCLNNAVGDLIIGEYTRIGLGNTIIGPATIGNHVNLAQNVTVTGLNHNYQDTGKRIDEQGVSTQPITIEDDVWVGANSVILPGVTLGKHCVVAAGSVVSRSIPPYSVCAGSPAKVVKQFNPESRTWEKTVSKNGK